The following proteins are encoded in a genomic region of Deltaproteobacteria bacterium:
- a CDS encoding class I SAM-dependent methyltransferase, with translation MKKLSQKEAFKIASSYQFDTETMKLGPWTSYSLLNDPKHMCFVLARYKFCAKMLQGKKDILEIGCGDGFGIPIIAQGARYVLGIDVDDRLIKDNSDRLRKIKNLEFKKMSICDGIPQKKFDGIYSVDVIEHLDAPLEKRFMNNSIRCLKNDGVYIIGTPNITANRYATKRSRIQHINLKGHKELKALLDKYFANVFLFSMNDEVLHTGYYPMGHYLFAVGVGVKGNM, from the coding sequence ATGAAGAAGTTGTCTCAGAAAGAAGCATTCAAAATAGCGAGTTCTTACCAGTTTGATACGGAGACTATGAAGCTTGGTCCTTGGACCTCTTATAGCCTGTTAAATGACCCTAAGCATATGTGTTTCGTTCTCGCCCGATACAAATTCTGCGCCAAGATGTTGCAGGGTAAAAAGGATATACTCGAAATTGGGTGCGGAGACGGGTTTGGCATTCCTATTATAGCTCAAGGGGCCAGATATGTTCTCGGGATAGATGTGGATGACCGACTGATCAAGGACAACAGTGACCGGTTAAGGAAAATTAAAAATCTCGAGTTTAAAAAGATGAGTATTTGCGATGGCATCCCTCAAAAAAAATTTGACGGGATTTATTCGGTGGATGTTATAGAGCATCTTGACGCTCCGCTTGAAAAACGTTTTATGAACAATTCGATTCGTTGTCTCAAAAATGATGGGGTGTATATTATAGGAACACCCAATATTACAGCAAACAGATACGCAACTAAGAGAAGCAGAATCCAACATATCAATCTAAAGGGCCATAAAGAATTAAAGGCGTTGCTTGACAAATATTTTGCCAACGTGTTCCTGTTTTCGATGAACGACGAGGTGTTGCATACGGGGTACTACCCGATGGGCCATTATCTTTTTGCCGTTGGAGTCGGTGTAAAAGGGAACATGTAA
- a CDS encoding glycosyltransferase family 2 protein produces the protein MNNKTRPSLSVILCNYNHSHYLEECLSAILHQSYQAFEIIIIDDGSTDNSLQILSNLAAQNPVIQLIRHSENKGVIFSANEGFHLATGDYVYSAGADDKILPGFFEKSMEMLAQYPKAGLCCSDPVTFDGDTNIFADNRQGVSEACYLSPEEIVVRMKRRFFWIAGHTSLMRRTVFLEAGTLIPELRWHCDWFALHVIAFRYGICYVPGKLATLRVHSTTYSKKPRPWLERQQVYRLLFETIISEKYRDTLPFFKRSGILSTFFYFAFITTFSSPRFYRFLNWPFLEAIIRSVIKAVLKRIPGAQRLYHFLKQREAS, from the coding sequence ATGAATAACAAAACAAGGCCTTCACTCTCTGTTATTCTTTGCAACTATAACCACAGTCATTATCTGGAAGAGTGCCTGTCGGCTATCCTTCATCAGTCCTATCAAGCTTTCGAAATTATCATCATTGATGACGGTTCAACGGATAATAGTTTGCAGATTCTCTCCAACCTTGCCGCCCAGAACCCTGTTATTCAACTTATCCGGCATTCAGAAAACAAGGGTGTCATTTTTTCAGCCAACGAAGGATTTCACCTGGCTACTGGTGATTATGTCTATTCTGCAGGAGCTGATGACAAGATTCTTCCCGGTTTCTTTGAAAAATCAATGGAAATGCTCGCTCAATATCCAAAAGCGGGTCTTTGCTGTTCGGACCCTGTCACCTTTGACGGTGACACAAATATTTTTGCGGATAACAGGCAGGGAGTGAGTGAAGCCTGCTATCTTTCACCAGAAGAGATTGTCGTCAGGATGAAGCGTCGTTTCTTTTGGATCGCTGGGCACACCTCCCTAATGAGGAGAACCGTATTTTTAGAAGCTGGAACCTTAATTCCGGAGCTCCGTTGGCACTGCGATTGGTTTGCCCTTCACGTCATCGCCTTCCGCTACGGAATTTGCTATGTCCCAGGCAAGTTGGCCACGCTTAGAGTGCATTCAACCACCTATTCCAAAAAGCCAAGACCTTGGTTGGAACGCCAACAGGTCTACCGGCTACTTTTCGAAACCATTATCTCGGAGAAATACAGAGACACCCTTCCCTTCTTTAAACGTTCTGGGATTCTTTCAACATTCTTCTATTTTGCATTCATTACAACTTTCAGTTCGCCTAGATTTTACCGGTTTCTGAACTGGCCTTTTCTAGAAGCAATCATAAGATCCGTCATTAAGGCCGTGCTCAAAAGAATTCCAGGTGCACAAAGACTTTATCATTTTTTAAAACAAAGGGAGGCTTCATGA
- a CDS encoding FkbM family methyltransferase, with product MRKEIEGLFSNAEPCVSKTFSPFGELIFPYVRMGAIDSLDLFGMDELIIFSFYWTNRHLYKRVVDIGANIGLHSILLSKCGFTIRSYEPDPDTYKKLRKNLELNKCAHVEAINAAVSSTKGTCEFTRVLGNTTGSHLTGSKPNPYGDLERFPVTVESIEPLIEWADLMKIDAEGHEKEILLATKNDQWQKTDALVEIGNEGNAKAVFDHFNKIKINLFAQKTNWKRVTKINDMPMSHRDGTLFISRRSETPWSINFTL from the coding sequence GTGCGCAAAGAAATTGAAGGATTGTTCAGCAATGCAGAACCATGTGTTTCCAAAACCTTTTCTCCATTTGGAGAATTAATCTTTCCCTATGTGAGAATGGGGGCGATCGATTCATTGGACCTGTTTGGGATGGACGAGTTGATTATATTCAGCTTCTACTGGACCAACCGCCATCTCTACAAACGTGTTGTCGATATTGGTGCCAATATCGGTTTACATTCGATACTCCTCAGTAAATGTGGGTTTACAATCCGCTCTTACGAACCCGATCCCGACACCTATAAAAAATTAAGGAAAAATCTGGAGCTCAATAAGTGCGCTCATGTAGAAGCCATCAATGCCGCAGTTTCCAGCACCAAAGGGACGTGTGAGTTCACCCGGGTCCTTGGCAACACAACGGGAAGCCATCTGACAGGATCGAAGCCAAATCCCTATGGTGACCTCGAGCGGTTTCCCGTCACTGTAGAGTCCATTGAACCCCTCATCGAATGGGCCGATCTCATGAAGATCGATGCCGAAGGGCATGAAAAAGAAATTCTTTTGGCCACAAAAAACGACCAGTGGCAAAAGACCGATGCCCTTGTCGAGATTGGTAACGAAGGTAATGCCAAGGCTGTTTTTGACCATTTTAATAAAATAAAGATTAATCTTTTTGCACAAAAAACAAACTGGAAGCGCGTCACGAAAATCAATGACATGCCAATGAGTCATCGTGATGGAACTCTATTTATATCCCGTCGTTCAGAAACACCCTGGTCGATCAACTTCACGCTGTAG
- a CDS encoding thiamine pyrophosphate-binding protein, which produces MNMKMSDYIADFLAKQGIRHVFAITGGACIHLIDSLSKHPDITFICPQHEQAGAMAADAYSRITGNLGVALATSGPGATNMMTGVCCAYFDSVPVLYITGQVASFRSKGNTGVRQVGFQETDTVDMYRPITKYAVLVKDRKKIRYELEKAVSIAKTGRPGPVLVDIPDDFQREPINTDELEPFIPTPEIKDLNQLKAQIGQCLPLLQAAKRPVVILGWGVRLSKAEEEAKKLVEKLGFPIVPTWGIADLFPSDHPLLAGTFGVHGTRYGNYTVQNADLVLAVGTRLDTHEAGSPLSSFAREAKRIIVDIDPFELKKFGTFGLTADLLIQAEAKDFLSLTLSQLKSVKSQDLSAWKKRISGWKEKYPICPPAYYAEKKLNPYVFVKTLSKRAPEGEIFFIDTGCAVAWMMQAFEFKTGQRAFSAFNNTPMGYALPASMGASLALDKKQITCVVGDGALQMNIQELATLLRHDLPIKIFLINNHGYSMVQQTQDQWLNSRYAATTVEGGLAFPNFVRVAEAYGYKTLTIDTNKEVDQKIAEAYNTPGPLFCNVEIDGAYRVVPQAVYGRPIEDAEPLLGRKEFFENMIVKPTASSLK; this is translated from the coding sequence ATGAATATGAAGATGTCTGATTATATCGCAGATTTTCTGGCAAAACAGGGTATTCGCCACGTCTTTGCCATTACAGGGGGGGCCTGCATCCACCTGATTGATTCTCTTTCTAAACACCCTGATATTACATTCATCTGTCCTCAGCATGAACAAGCCGGGGCAATGGCCGCTGATGCCTATTCCCGGATAACAGGTAATCTTGGCGTCGCGCTGGCAACCAGTGGCCCGGGGGCCACCAATATGATGACAGGGGTTTGTTGCGCCTATTTCGACTCGGTCCCTGTCCTTTACATTACTGGCCAGGTGGCCTCATTTCGCTCCAAAGGTAACACAGGGGTAAGACAAGTAGGGTTTCAGGAGACAGATACTGTCGACATGTACCGTCCCATTACTAAATATGCTGTTTTGGTAAAGGATCGTAAGAAAATCCGTTACGAATTAGAAAAAGCTGTTTCCATTGCAAAGACCGGAAGACCTGGGCCGGTTCTTGTCGACATCCCCGATGATTTCCAAAGGGAACCAATCAATACTGATGAGTTGGAACCTTTCATCCCAACTCCGGAGATCAAGGACTTGAACCAACTCAAAGCTCAAATCGGGCAGTGTCTTCCGCTCCTTCAGGCGGCAAAAAGACCGGTGGTAATTTTAGGATGGGGAGTCCGATTATCAAAGGCCGAAGAAGAAGCAAAAAAACTGGTCGAGAAGTTAGGATTCCCCATTGTCCCCACTTGGGGTATTGCTGACTTATTCCCTTCCGACCACCCCCTTCTCGCCGGTACCTTTGGCGTCCACGGCACCCGATACGGCAACTATACCGTTCAAAATGCCGATCTTGTCCTTGCCGTCGGCACTCGATTGGATACCCATGAAGCTGGGAGCCCTTTATCCAGCTTTGCGAGGGAGGCCAAGCGTATTATTGTTGATATTGATCCTTTTGAGTTGAAAAAATTTGGGACTTTTGGCTTGACTGCCGATCTGTTGATACAGGCTGAAGCCAAGGACTTTTTAAGTCTCACCCTTTCCCAACTTAAGTCAGTAAAATCTCAAGACCTCTCCGCGTGGAAGAAAAGGATCAGCGGTTGGAAGGAAAAATACCCCATATGCCCTCCGGCCTATTATGCCGAAAAAAAATTAAACCCCTATGTCTTCGTAAAAACTCTTTCAAAAAGAGCCCCTGAAGGTGAGATCTTTTTCATCGATACCGGATGCGCTGTGGCTTGGATGATGCAAGCCTTTGAATTCAAAACGGGGCAACGGGCCTTCAGCGCCTTCAATAATACACCGATGGGTTATGCCTTACCGGCCTCAATGGGTGCCAGTCTGGCGTTGGATAAAAAACAAATAACATGCGTTGTGGGAGATGGCGCGCTACAAATGAATATCCAAGAACTGGCTACACTCCTAAGACATGATCTCCCGATCAAGATATTCCTTATTAACAACCATGGATATTCCATGGTGCAACAGACTCAGGATCAATGGCTTAATTCTCGCTATGCCGCGACAACTGTTGAAGGGGGCCTTGCCTTCCCTAATTTTGTTAGGGTCGCTGAAGCCTACGGTTATAAAACTTTAACAATAGATACCAACAAAGAAGTCGATCAGAAAATCGCTGAAGCCTACAACACCCCCGGTCCACTATTTTGTAACGTGGAAATTGATGGGGCCTATCGGGTCGTGCCTCAAGCAGTTTATGGTAGACCGATTGAGGACGCCGAACCTTTGCTAGGTCGAAAGGAATTTTTTGAAAACATGATTGTTAAACCAACAGCGTCTTCCCTAAAATAG
- a CDS encoding NAD(P)-dependent oxidoreductase — translation MTSQRVIILGHTGFVGKALFNFLKSDDKDIHGFSSSTLDLRRFDSLSCLDPLIHNKTTLIFTSALTPDKGATLDVLKTNLDMSMNLAKYLEKHPVEQCIYLSTDAVYPLSEKAITETSGIEPSSFNALAKYAGERILNRVSETTGLPLLILRLNPVYGFGDTHGSYGPNLFMRSIFQEKRVRLFGDGEDKRDHLYINDAVRLIAHFVQNKTTGLYNLAMGQSYSFAKIVEILQRSVPFSFSIEKLPRKVPLTHRHFDVSNLLRVVPGFRYTPVEEALQDYVSNLTRVL, via the coding sequence ATGACGTCTCAAAGAGTGATTATTTTAGGGCACACAGGTTTCGTGGGGAAAGCCCTTTTTAATTTCTTGAAGTCCGATGACAAGGATATTCATGGTTTCTCTTCATCCACCCTTGATCTCCGTCGATTTGATTCTCTGTCATGTCTTGACCCCCTGATCCATAACAAAACGACGTTGATTTTTACCTCTGCCCTCACTCCTGATAAAGGAGCAACCCTTGATGTGTTGAAAACCAATCTCGACATGTCGATGAATCTTGCAAAATACCTGGAAAAACATCCCGTGGAACAATGCATTTATTTGAGTACCGATGCCGTGTATCCCCTGTCAGAGAAGGCTATTACTGAGACAAGTGGCATTGAGCCATCCAGCTTTAACGCCCTAGCCAAGTACGCCGGGGAGCGAATCCTCAATCGAGTTTCAGAAACTACCGGCCTGCCATTACTCATACTTCGTCTCAATCCTGTTTATGGCTTTGGAGATACCCACGGTTCGTACGGGCCTAACCTTTTCATGCGTAGCATTTTTCAGGAAAAACGTGTTCGTCTTTTTGGTGATGGTGAAGATAAAAGAGACCATCTTTATATCAACGATGCGGTTCGTCTTATCGCACATTTCGTGCAAAATAAAACGACCGGCCTTTATAATTTAGCCATGGGTCAAAGTTACTCTTTTGCCAAAATTGTTGAAATACTCCAACGGTCTGTTCCTTTCTCTTTTTCGATAGAAAAACTGCCTCGCAAAGTACCTTTGACACACCGTCATTTCGATGTTTCCAACCTTTTGCGCGTCGTCCCAGGTTTTCGATACACCCCTGTTGAGGAAGCGTTGCAAGATTACGTCTCCAACCTAACTCGTGTTTTGTAA
- a CDS encoding SIS domain-containing protein, with product MKPENSNFVKRYLEESKEVASKIDHASIERIIDLFLEVRSHNGRLFFLGVGGSAGNASHAVNDFRKICGFEAYAPTDNVSELTARINDEGWDTAFSQWLKTSRLSKNDAICVFSVGGGDIERKISVNLVRAVEYAKSVGAKITGVVGRNGGFTAKMADACVIIPTINAETVTAHAETFQVLVWHMLVSHPKLQTAPMKWESVEK from the coding sequence GTGAAACCAGAAAATTCAAATTTTGTTAAACGTTATCTGGAGGAATCAAAGGAGGTGGCTTCCAAGATCGACCATGCTTCCATTGAAAGAATCATTGACCTTTTCCTGGAGGTTCGATCCCACAACGGACGCCTGTTTTTTCTCGGTGTTGGAGGGAGTGCCGGCAACGCCTCCCATGCCGTCAACGACTTTCGAAAAATCTGTGGTTTTGAAGCCTATGCCCCTACCGATAACGTTTCCGAGCTGACTGCAAGGATCAACGATGAGGGATGGGATACAGCCTTTTCCCAGTGGTTAAAGACAAGCCGTTTGTCCAAAAATGACGCCATATGCGTTTTTTCAGTAGGTGGAGGGGATATCGAACGGAAAATCAGCGTTAACTTGGTACGAGCTGTGGAGTATGCAAAATCAGTGGGAGCTAAAATAACTGGAGTGGTTGGTCGGAACGGAGGGTTTACAGCAAAAATGGCAGATGCCTGCGTTATCATCCCAACGATCAACGCCGAAACTGTCACAGCCCATGCCGAGACATTCCAAGTCTTGGTGTGGCATATGCTGGTTTCACACCCAAAACTCCAAACGGCCCCGATGAAATGGGAATCCGTGGAGAAATGA
- a CDS encoding adenylyltransferase/cytidyltransferase family protein, with amino-acid sequence MKPAYSRKIKSLQDLASLIGPRPRTKKVIMCHGMFDIVHPGHLRHLAYAKEKADILIASITTDKHNEKANYRPYVPEELRALNLAALEMVDFVIIDSNPTPIDNIKYLQPDYFAKGYEYFTNGVPPKTQDEVSALESYGGEMVFTPGDIVYSSSSLIETQPPNLKIEKLLALMQSEDVTFNDLRNAVKAMRGLRVHVIGDTIVDSYSYCSLLGATAKSPTFSVKHDYTDVFAGGAAVVAKHMKSAGAEVSFSTVLGKDSLKDFVLKDLAQSGIVCHPTVDHTRPTTHKERFISSNYKMLQVDRVDNRPVSKKILNEMIESMRRSSPDIVVLSDFRHGIFNRETIQYLCQGIPPHSLKVADSQVSNRWGNILDFTGFDLITPNEREARFALGDQDSIIRPLASELFRRAFCKHLILKLGDRGIITCRSSGPGPREFFTVDSLVDSLVDPIGGGDALLAYASLSLKATGKIVIASILGSIGAAITCEHSGNLPVQSEQVEQKISRLEKTVHYT; translated from the coding sequence ATGAAGCCTGCTTACTCCAGAAAGATCAAATCATTGCAAGACTTGGCGAGCCTCATTGGACCGCGACCTCGAACAAAAAAGGTCATTATGTGCCACGGGATGTTTGATATTGTCCACCCAGGTCACCTGCGCCACCTTGCTTATGCAAAGGAAAAAGCCGATATTTTGATCGCCAGTATTACGACTGATAAACACAACGAAAAGGCGAATTATCGGCCTTACGTCCCGGAAGAGTTGAGGGCCCTCAATTTGGCGGCCCTCGAGATGGTCGACTTTGTCATTATTGATTCAAATCCAACACCCATTGACAATATAAAATATCTCCAGCCCGATTATTTTGCCAAGGGATACGAATATTTCACCAATGGAGTTCCACCAAAGACTCAAGACGAAGTTTCGGCTCTCGAGTCCTATGGTGGAGAAATGGTGTTCACGCCGGGTGACATTGTTTATTCCTCGTCGTCCCTGATTGAAACCCAACCTCCCAATCTGAAAATAGAGAAGCTTTTGGCCCTCATGCAATCTGAGGATGTCACTTTTAATGACCTGCGCAATGCCGTTAAAGCGATGAGGGGCCTGCGTGTTCATGTCATCGGAGATACGATTGTTGATTCCTATAGCTACTGTTCTTTGTTGGGGGCCACGGCAAAATCACCCACTTTCAGCGTGAAGCATGACTATACAGACGTTTTTGCAGGAGGGGCCGCCGTGGTCGCGAAACATATGAAATCAGCGGGGGCCGAGGTATCATTTTCAACAGTTTTGGGGAAGGACTCCCTAAAAGATTTTGTCCTGAAAGACCTAGCCCAGTCAGGGATTGTTTGTCACCCAACCGTTGATCATACAAGACCAACGACCCATAAGGAGCGCTTCATCTCCAGCAATTACAAAATGCTCCAAGTGGATCGAGTGGATAACCGACCCGTTTCTAAAAAAATCCTCAACGAAATGATTGAGTCAATGCGTCGTTCAAGCCCTGATATTGTCGTGCTGAGTGATTTTCGCCACGGGATCTTTAACCGTGAAACGATTCAATACCTCTGCCAGGGAATTCCGCCTCATTCATTAAAAGTAGCGGACAGCCAAGTCTCGAATCGCTGGGGGAATATCCTCGATTTTACCGGTTTTGACCTCATCACCCCTAATGAACGAGAGGCCCGGTTCGCCCTGGGTGACCAAGATTCGATCATCCGACCATTGGCCTCCGAACTCTTCCGCCGAGCATTCTGCAAGCATCTTATTCTCAAATTAGGGGATCGAGGAATTATCACTTGTCGAAGTTCCGGACCCGGCCCCCGTGAATTTTTTACCGTGGATAGCCTTGTTGATAGCCTCGTTGATCCGATCGGGGGTGGCGATGCCCTTTTGGCTTATGCCTCTCTCTCCCTGAAAGCGACCGGCAAGATTGTCATCGCCTCCATTCTCGGCTCGATAGGAGCCGCTATTACCTGTGAACATTCGGGCAATCTGCCGGTTCAAAGTGAGCAGGTGGAGCAGAAAATTTCAAGACTTGAGAAAACGGTTCATTACACATAA
- a CDS encoding GDP-mannose 4,6-dehydratase, whose translation MKTYMVLGGNGVFGVQLVRYLLLKAPDVYVIAVGRNPEKPPAFSLHRGIDDSRYEYHQIHIAYEPERLIELLKAKQPSVVVNIAAQGEGAASWKSSWRYFETNAVALAKVVEPLIGAPWLKKWLQVGSSEVYGSVTAPASEEAPIRPSSPYSASKAAADLYLLSVARSQNFPVNIIRPSNAYGPGQQLHRIIPKAVLCALLGHKLPLQGGGTARKSYIHTDDLSRAIYWIAEKGHLGKVYNAGPKESTAIRTLVEIICEKTSVPFNQLVDLAPDRLGQDAQYLLDSSLIAKDLGWKPEIPLQDGINDVVIWAREHLEYLKKQPTNFTLRA comes from the coding sequence ATGAAAACTTACATGGTTCTTGGGGGAAACGGGGTCTTCGGTGTTCAGCTGGTACGGTATCTTCTACTAAAGGCCCCTGACGTCTACGTTATCGCTGTGGGCCGCAATCCTGAAAAGCCCCCCGCGTTTTCTCTTCACCGGGGGATCGATGATTCCCGATATGAGTACCACCAAATCCACATTGCCTATGAGCCTGAAAGATTGATTGAACTGCTCAAGGCTAAACAACCTTCTGTGGTTGTGAATATTGCGGCCCAAGGGGAAGGTGCCGCCAGTTGGAAATCCTCCTGGCGCTATTTTGAAACAAATGCCGTGGCCCTCGCTAAAGTTGTAGAGCCCCTCATAGGTGCCCCTTGGCTTAAAAAATGGCTTCAGGTGGGTAGTTCGGAAGTCTATGGATCTGTGACAGCACCCGCTTCTGAAGAGGCTCCTATTCGTCCTTCCTCCCCTTACTCCGCTTCCAAGGCGGCCGCCGATCTTTATCTGCTTTCTGTAGCACGGTCACAAAACTTCCCCGTCAATATTATTCGCCCTTCCAATGCCTATGGCCCCGGACAACAACTTCATCGGATCATCCCTAAAGCGGTCTTGTGCGCCTTGCTGGGTCATAAACTTCCATTGCAGGGGGGTGGCACGGCACGAAAGTCTTATATTCACACTGATGACCTATCACGAGCCATTTATTGGATAGCCGAAAAAGGCCATTTAGGAAAAGTCTATAACGCCGGTCCTAAAGAAAGTACCGCCATCAGAACTCTTGTAGAAATTATTTGTGAAAAGACATCGGTCCCTTTTAACCAGTTGGTCGACCTGGCACCTGATCGGTTAGGACAGGATGCGCAGTACCTGCTCGACAGTTCTCTCATTGCCAAGGACTTGGGCTGGAAACCGGAAATCCCTTTGCAAGATGGCATTAATGATGTGGTCATTTGGGCTAGAGAACACCTGGAATATTTGAAAAAACAACCGACCAATTTTACCCTGCGCGCATAA
- a CDS encoding SDR family oxidoreductase codes for MRIKELKTVVVTGGAGYVGAVLVPKLLSEGYKVRVIDLFLFGRDVLPKNQPNLEIVEGDIRNQELLKMIFAGADAVIHLACISNDPSFELNPELSRSINYECFEPMVAIAKKSGVQRFIYASTSSVYGVSDAPEVTEDHPLVPLTDYNKYKGMCEPHLLKYHSPEFTTVIIRPATVCGYSPRLRLDLTVNILTNHAVNNRKITVFGGTQKRPNIHIDDIAELYVDLLKRPPEQIGGKTFNACYENFNLKELAEMVRKIVSREMPELQPIAVEMTSTNDIRSYHVSSKKIKKELGWAPKRTLEDAVVDLCHAFRAGKIKNPMTDIRYYNVKAVQASHLV; via the coding sequence ATGAGGATAAAAGAGCTGAAGACGGTTGTTGTTACCGGAGGCGCCGGCTATGTCGGTGCCGTTTTAGTCCCAAAATTGCTGTCTGAAGGTTACAAGGTGCGAGTCATTGATTTGTTTCTGTTCGGCCGTGACGTTCTGCCCAAAAACCAGCCCAATTTGGAAATTGTGGAAGGAGATATCCGTAATCAGGAGCTTCTAAAAATGATATTTGCGGGGGCCGATGCCGTTATTCATTTGGCCTGTATTTCAAATGATCCAAGCTTCGAGCTGAACCCCGAATTAAGCCGTTCCATCAATTACGAGTGTTTCGAACCGATGGTTGCCATCGCGAAGAAAAGCGGTGTTCAACGGTTTATCTATGCTTCGACCTCCAGTGTCTATGGCGTCAGCGACGCCCCTGAGGTTACGGAAGACCATCCGCTCGTCCCCCTAACCGATTACAACAAATATAAGGGGATGTGCGAACCGCATCTTTTAAAATATCACTCCCCGGAATTTACAACCGTTATTATCAGGCCCGCAACAGTCTGTGGCTACTCTCCCCGTCTGCGGCTCGATCTCACGGTCAACATCCTTACAAACCACGCGGTGAACAATCGGAAAATTACCGTTTTTGGGGGGACTCAAAAACGACCCAATATCCATATCGATGACATTGCGGAACTTTATGTCGATCTCCTGAAACGACCCCCTGAACAAATTGGGGGAAAAACATTCAACGCCTGTTATGAAAATTTTAACCTGAAGGAACTCGCAGAAATGGTTCGAAAAATTGTTTCTCGGGAAATGCCTGAACTACAACCCATTGCCGTCGAAATGACATCGACAAATGATATCCGTTCCTATCATGTCTCTTCAAAAAAAATAAAAAAGGAACTCGGTTGGGCTCCCAAGAGGACCCTTGAAGATGCTGTTGTTGATCTTTGTCATGCATTTCGCGCAGGAAAGATTAAAAATCCAATGACCGATATCCGTTATTATAACGTAAAAGCCGTTCAGGCCTCTCATTTGGTTTAA
- a CDS encoding alpha-ketoacid dehydrogenase subunit beta — protein MRKLKYWEAISEALVQCMAEDKNIFIAGAGVDDPRGIFGTTLEAYRRFGKDRVFDIPNCENAFAGIATGAAVAGKRPVVVHARDDFMFLASDQIINLMAKWKYMFGGKNSVPMLVRGITGRGWGQGATHSQSLHTMFAHFPGLYVIAPAFPSDVKGLIISALHGNTPVLLFENRACYQIEEEVSEELVPIPFGKARVVREGKDITIVGASLMAYEALRAADILKESGVSAEVIDPRSIRPLDRETILASIAKTGRLVIADTSWNLYGFTAEIAALAAEEGWQYLKAPVRRLAQADCPAPVSKPLEEAFHPTPLSIVKACQSLMELDVDLRKPLTDIQEHFQGPY, from the coding sequence ATGAGAAAACTCAAATATTGGGAAGCGATTAGCGAGGCCCTCGTCCAGTGTATGGCTGAAGACAAGAATATTTTTATCGCCGGTGCCGGCGTTGATGATCCACGTGGTATTTTTGGAACAACCTTGGAAGCCTATCGTCGTTTTGGCAAGGATCGTGTTTTTGATATTCCGAACTGTGAAAATGCGTTTGCCGGGATCGCTACAGGAGCCGCAGTCGCCGGGAAAAGGCCTGTTGTCGTCCATGCTCGTGATGACTTCATGTTTCTCGCCTCTGACCAAATCATTAATTTGATGGCAAAGTGGAAATATATGTTCGGGGGAAAGAATTCCGTTCCCATGTTAGTTCGTGGAATCACAGGAAGGGGTTGGGGCCAGGGGGCCACACATTCACAGAGTTTGCATACGATGTTTGCCCATTTCCCAGGACTTTACGTGATAGCACCTGCCTTCCCTTCCGATGTTAAAGGATTGATCATTAGTGCCCTGCATGGCAACACGCCGGTTCTGTTGTTTGAAAACCGCGCCTGTTACCAAATCGAAGAAGAGGTATCGGAAGAACTGGTTCCCATCCCTTTTGGCAAGGCTCGGGTGGTTCGTGAGGGAAAAGATATTACCATTGTGGGCGCCTCTCTTATGGCGTATGAAGCACTTCGCGCCGCTGATATTTTAAAAGAATCGGGAGTCAGTGCCGAAGTCATCGACCCCCGAAGTATACGCCCCCTCGACCGGGAAACAATATTAGCCTCTATTGCAAAAACGGGTCGCCTTGTTATCGCTGATACGAGCTGGAATCTCTACGGTTTTACAGCCGAGATTGCCGCTCTCGCAGCCGAAGAGGGATGGCAATACTTAAAAGCCCCTGTTCGTCGCTTAGCGCAGGCGGATTGCCCAGCCCCCGTTTCAAAACCGCTCGAAGAGGCCTTCCACCCAACACCATTATCCATTGTGAAGGCATGCCAATCTTTGATGGAATTGGATGTTGACTTGCGCAAGCCCTTAACAGATATTCAGGAGCACTTTCAAGGTCCTTACTAA